CGCCTGGCATAGAAATCACAACATCGTGAATCGCTGCATCTTTACAAGCGCGGATTAAATAGCTATCGGGAACGGTGGTATCCCACAGTGTTAAGTTATCTCGGACGCTGCCAGCAAATAGAAAAATATCCTGCTCTACTAAAGCTAGGGAATTGACTAAAATTTGGCGGGGAATTTGCGATCGCGTTTGACCATCGAAGAGGATTTCTCCCTGCCAAGGTTCGTACAATCCCGCTACTAATTTAGCTACGGTAGACTTACCAGAACCACTTCCCCCTACCAAGGCTACGCGCTGTCCTGGTCTGAGGTAAAAATTAAAGTTTTCAATTAATGGTTGCCCAATGCGGTTGTAACCAAAGGTGATATTCCGTAACTCCACATATCCTTGCAGCCGCACCATTGGTTGTGAGGGGGAAGCAAACTCGATATTTGTGCCAATTTCTTTCACTTCCCGATCTACTTGCGGATCTGTGGGGTTGCGTAGAACATCATCTAATCTGGTGATATCGCCTTCAACTCTTTGAAGGTCGCTGCCTAAACTAATCAGATTATTTACAGGTTGTAAAAATTGTTGCATTAAAGCTTGAAATGCTACCAGCATCCCAATACTCAGATGCCCATCCATTACCCTCAAACCGCCAATGACGATGAGTAGCATAGATGACAGGGTAGTTAAAAAAGAAGGCAGTACTCCCAGAGTTTGGTTTGTGACATCCATTTCCTGTTGCGAGTTAACTGACTTGGCATAATAACCAGCCCAACGGGAAAAGAAATCTGATTCTAAACCGGATGCTTTCAAAGTTTCCATGCTTTGCAGACCAGAGATAGCCACGCCTGCAACTTTTCCCTGATCCTGTTGCAATCTCATGTTGGCATCGATGCGCCGCCGCGCTACCCACTGCAATGCTAAGAGGTTGATGGCAACAAAAGCTACACCGATTGAGGTGAGAATTTTGTCATACTGCAACATCACCACTGCATAAAATATTACCGTGACGACTGCGATCGCAGTGGTTGCTAATCTCCCCGAAAGAATGCTAGCTAAGGAGTCGTTGAGGTTAACTCGGCTGCTAATTTCCCCTGCAAATCGTTGGTCGTAAAAACTCACTGGTAAGCGGAGAATGTGCCAGAGAAACTGACTCGACATCCCCACCGACAGCTTAATTTTCATCCGGCGCAGGGATTGTAATTGCAGTAGAGTCAAAAATCCCGTAACGCAGGCGGTAATCAAGATTCCTAAAATCAGCGGTGATAACCATTCCTGGCGACGTTCAATCAACACGTTATCGACAAATACCTGGGCAAATGTCGGCATCGCCAAACCAGGAATCACCAACAACAAGCCAGCGAATACACAATAAACTAACGCCACTAAAGAAAAGCGCAGTCTTTGCCATAAGGCTGAGATAATGCTGGGTTTGCTGCCGCCTTTTTTAAACTCCGGCCCTGGCTGTAAAATCAGGACTACACCAGTAAAAGAATTACTAAATTCTTCTAGGGAAACGTGACGCGGGCCGCTGGCGGGATCGTTGAGATAAACGCGCTGTTTGTTGTATCCCTCTACTACTAGGAAATGGTTGAAGTTCCAAAACACAATAAACGGACATTCCATTTCCATGAGTTGATTCAACTCTGCCTTAAAACCTTTGGCATTTAGTCCGTAGTTACGCGCCGCATTCAGGATATTAGAAGCTTTACTGCCATCCCGCGATACCCCACAATCTTGACGCAGTTTTGCTAGGGGAACAATGCGACCGTAGTAACCAAGAATAATTCCCAAAGCCGCAGCACCGCATTCAACTGCTTCCATTTGCAGTAGGGTGGGAGTACGACGGCGAACGCCTGGACGTTTCAGGAGTTTTGGCAATTTGGGCAGCGGCATATCAATAAATCCCACTCCAGGATTTTAAGATAGGTAACACAAAGGTGATGGGCGCTTGTTCTTCGACTGTGATTCTGACAGAAGTGGTAGTTCCGGGAGACATTTTCATTTGTGGCCCGGTGGAAGATGACCACTGATAGCCGCTAAAGGTAGATGCATCTGGCTGGAGTTCTGCTAAAACTTGGATTTGTGGTTCTGAACTTACCAGACTGCCAACAAGATCGGGATTCCCAACTAAACTGGCTGCGGCTTCTTTAGTCACGGGGAAGGGTGAAACATTGGTAATAGTTCCGACAATACCACCAAATCGTTCCCGCTTGACTGTAGTTGGAGTGATTTGTAACTTCATGCCTTTTTGTACTTTTTTACCTTCACTCACTGGTAAAAATGTTACGCCTAACAACTTGGCGGAGGATTCTTGCGCTTCGATAGCACCGATGCGGCTGCCGGGAGGAAGCAGTTGTCCGGAAGTTATAGTTAATTCTAAAATGCGTCCAGTGCGATCGCTCTTGATCTCGCTACTACCTGTTAATTTTCTTTGCAATTCCGCAATTCCCCGTTTCAAATCCTGAATTTGATTTGTCCGGTTAATGGTATTTTGAAAATTTTGTTCGCTGAGAGTTTTTTCCTTAGCATCCAGTTGTTTTAACTGAGTTTGGATATCGGTAATTTGGCTGAGGTTCTCGCGGTAAGATTTTTCGGCTTGAACTTGGTTAATATCGAGTTGTTTTAATTGGCTTTCGATATTGGCAATTTTCGCAATGCTATCGAGATAAGTTTGTTGTGCTTCTAATACTTGGTCGGCGGAAATTGCACCTTCAGCTTTTAGAGCTTTGCGGCGTTCTAGTCTATCTCTGAGGGTAGGAGCTAAAGCTTTGGCTTCTTGCCAGCGTTCCTGTAAGTTAGTTCTTTGCTGGGCGATCGCGCCGAGGTCTTTATCGCGGATAATCGGACTTAAGGATTGACTTTCACTTAGCCGTTGTTGTAAACCTGAACGTTGTTGGGCGATCGCTTTAAGTTCCAAGTCACTACGCTGACCTTGAAGTGAATTAGCGTTGAGGTCTTGGGCTTCCAATTCTGCCAGTTTAGCTTGCTGCTGAAGCAGTTGCTTGTGTAAGTCGTCTTGGTCGATGGTGGCAATAACTTGTCCTTGCTTCACAAAATCGCCAACACGCACATTGACATTCTTTAACTTCCCTTCCACTGCCGGAAACTGCAAAGGTACAACTTTGCTAGGATAAACAAGCACGCCCCTGCCTTCTACAGTAATGGGAATCCGACCCAAAACACTCCAGGCCAGCCCAGCTGCAACTAAAGTCCCTAAAGCCGCCAAAGGTAGCCAACTCATTGGACTTACTACTTGCATGATTTGGTCTAAACGTTCTGGAGAAGAGGAACGTTCTAGCGCTTGTTTCCGAAATAAGTTGTTTCTTTGAGTCACCATTTAATACCTTCCTAATTTATCCAAAATCTGCATGGGATGTAAGGGAACTCCATGCAGTGCTGCGAAGTCAAATACTTGTTTTAAATACAAACCGGAATATTAATTTCCCAGAAATGAAACAAAACTTTAATGAAATCGTCTACATTGCGGCGAGTCATTTAAGTAGGGTGAGGTGGGTAATGTCCTCGGCTAAACGAATAAAGCCCAGCGACCTGGGCTAAAATCCAATACGGTTCAGCGATATGTGGTAGGGGCACGGCACCGATAGGAATTATGTGATGTACCGAAAGATTATGGATGCCGTGCCCTTACTTTGTTTGTCTAGCCTCATCCTTTTAAGTGTTGGATTTTAACTCCGCCGAATTCTTTTCAGCATCCAATCAAATCTGGCTCCAGCCAACGCCACTTGGGCTAAAAAATCAGAACTCAGTTCGTTTTCATATTCCTGGCTGTCATCCAAAGATTTATCCTTGCTGTAACTGAGTCTGCCATAACCCAGGCTACTAACGATCGCGCGTTGTTTATCTGCTAGCAAGACTGCAAGTACTCGGTAAAAACGTGCCGCAAACGGTAAATCGTGTAAAAGTTTTGCCGCAAGTCGCCATTGCGGAATCGATAATACCCAAGAATCTTCTAAAGCTTTCACAGAAAATGAAGGCGGCGGTGCTTCTATAAAAGGCGTTTCGCCCACAATGTCGCCGCGCGATAATCTCGCAAACTCTCGTTCGGGAGATTCGCCACCTTCTAAACTAGAAAAAGCCCTAGCTAAAGGATTGCGATCGTCTTCGGAAGCTGAAAGTGTTAATTTCCCTTCTAATAAAATATGTAGCGCCTCGACCGGTCTACCCGCCTGAATGAGTACAGTTCCCGCAGGAACTTTGCTCACTGTCCCGGCGACAACTAACCAATCAATATCACTATCGCGTAATTCTGCAAAGATAAATAAAATTTCTCTAAGTTGCGGCTGGCTGAGAACAAGCGTGCTATGACCTAGCTGACTGACGATTTGTTCTAGCCTGTCGGATAAAAGAATCGCACTAGCGCGATAAAGATGCGCGGCGAAACTGATATCTTCTTTTAATTTTGTCGCCAACTGCTGTTGCGGAATTTCTAAGACAACTGACTTAGTAACCGCCTTCACAGTGGTAGAGGGTAGATAGGTATCGAGAAAAGGAATTTCTCCTACCATATCGCCACTCGATAATCTCGCAATCTCACGCCCTGTCATTTCTCCACCTTCTAGGGCAGCAAACGCACGACCCAAAGGATTATTATCTGGCTGAGAAAGAGAAACTAATAATTCTCCATCCAATAAAATATATAGTGCATTTACAGGTTCGCCTTGGCGAATGAGAACTTTGCCTGGGGCAATTTCTTCTTTTGTACCTGTCGTCAGCATCCAGTCGATATCGCTATTACTCAGTTCCTTTAGCAGAACTTCTCTCATACATTTAACTCCCTGAGGGTGGTAAGGGCGGGAGGGTTTTAGTGGTGGTTGCAAGTATCCAAAATCAGAAATTGCAAGCTGAGTTGGTATGCTCTGTTCACCTTGATCCATCTTAATACTGGCTGAATCTTTTGCTGAAGGCAGGTATTCAAGGAACAGATTTTCCAGTCCCCAAAAATCCGATAATAGTTGAATTGCTGTGATTTGCTCAAGTGTTAAGTTATATACTTAACGTAATTAAATGTAACGCAGTCGTAATCTTATTAACAGACTTGATAACTGAATCGGTAGGCGTTTGAGAGACAAACTTCACATCTTCTTGAGAATAAGAGCTAGAAATCGAAACATCTTTACCACCAGCAATAGCATTTAACTCTTCCTCACGTAACTCAACAAATTTTTTAAAACTAATAAATTCTTCTGACATGATGGACTCCTAGTTTTTTTATTTGAAAATGAAACTGAAATTTTCAAAACATTAGTTAGATGAATAAATCTCTCTGCTTTTAGAGAATCTGACCCAATTGTTCGGGTGTAGCATCCACAATTAAGGCTTGAATAGCAAAACTTCTGATATCTCGCGTAGCGATTAAAGAATTCGTAGAATTGCCGTTACGACCAGATTGAGTATTTTGAATAAATAGGCGATCGCTTTGCTCGAAAGATGCCACAGAAAATGAGAAAATAAAACCACCTGCAACCATATCTAGTTCTTCATCGGCTAATTCGATAGCGCCTTGATTTTCATTTGACATAACTCACTCCTTACTATATATCTTGATTTTTTTAATAAAAGCAGTTAGTTATTGAGGTATTGTAAACTTATTATTCTTTTCATTTTCCATCCATTGGTTAGTACCAACCTGAAGTATAGGATGTTTCATTTTTGTAAAATCGCTCAAAATATCATCTCCCGGAAACTGACTAACACTAGGCAGTAAATCTACACCACCTGCAACTACATCTAGTTCTTGCTCAGATAATTCAGTATAGACTTGATTTTTAGCTAACATATTTTTCCTATTTATATAGTGATTTTGTGTAGTAAAAGCAGAGGTTTAATCTGCGGATAAATTTATCTAGTAGCTTAAACTCTGCTATTTCATTAGTCATTGAGGTATTACAATGCTACTACTTGCTCATCAATTGGAGGAAGAGAACTAGGAAGAGGTACATCCCAAGAAGGTAGATATGGTATATCTTTGAAGTACTGAGAAAAATCAATTGTAGGTAACTGAGGGACATCAATCGATCCGCCTACACCACCCACAACTACATTTAGTTCTTGGTCAGACAATTCCATAGACTCTTGATTTTCGATTAACATAATTAACTCCTATATTTGTGAGATTTTACTTAATTAAAGCAGAGGTTATTAATGATTAAGTTGTTTTTGTTTATGACCTCTGCACTCAGGTTAGCCAGCTAATATTATCTAGGCAGTAACTGTTTTTTGATTGGAAAGACTGCTGATATTCAGAATTGCAATATTTGAAGCACTAAAGGCACCATCAGGTCCAGCATGGCTTACTTGCTGAAAAAGATTTTGTTTTTGAGTAAATTGGTTCAAATTGTCTTGAGCTATTACGCTTAAACCCCCAGCAATTACATCCAATTCATCTTCGGAAAGTTCAATAGATTTATTGATTTCGTTAGACATGATTTTTACCTCTTTTATGTATGATTTTCTTTGTGGTTTACTAGTTGAATAACAGCAGAGGTTGGTCGCTCATGTAATTGAATTGATGCTCACCTCTGCAATTAATTTATTTAGCCGATGAATGTTTGTTGGAAAGAAAGAGATTTGGTGTCGAGAGTGGCAATATTGGAAGCACTATTAGCACCACCAGGACCAGCGGAACTCACTTGCTGAAGCACCTTTTGGTTTTGGTCGAAAGTGTTTAAGTTGGTTTGGAAAATTGAATTTACACCATCCACAACTAAACCCCCAGCGACTACATCCAATTCATCTTCGGAAAGTTCAATAGCTTTGTTGATTTCAGCAGACATGATTTTTACCTCTTTATGTATGATTTTCTTTGTGATTTACTAGTTGAATAACAGCAGAGGTTGGTCGCTCATGTAATTGAATTGATGCTCACCTCTGCAATTAATTTAGCCGATGAATGTTTGTTGGAAAGAAAGAGATTTGGTGTCGAGAGTCGCAATATTAGAAGCGCTATTAGCACCACCAGGACCAGCAGAACTCGCTTGCTGTAGCACCTTTTGGTTTTGGTCGAACGTGTTTAAGTTGGTTTGGAAAATTGAATTTACACCATCCACAACTAAACCACCAGCAACTACATCCAATTCATCTTCGGAAAGTTCAATAGCTTTGTTGATTTCAGCAGACATGATTTTTACCTCTTTTATGTATGATTTTCTTTGTGTGATTTACTAGTTGAATAACAGCAGAGGTTTTTTACCTGATTGATTGTTGGTCGCCTCTGTTTTGTTTGCTTCAACTGTATTCATAGTAGGATGACTCCCAGGAATAAACATCTGAAAAACGTCTTGACTCTTACCTCTGCAATCTAGCTAACCGATCTCAGACTTTCGTTGATACTCTAGGTATATCTCTCTAATACTTTCGTCATTCAGACGCTGACAGTCGGCTCGCTGATTATCGACCAAATACCAGACTCCAAGGTTAGTCTGCACAAGCATTCCCGTATTACAGATGCAGCTAGCAAACAGTTGAATCACACCAACTCAGTGCATTTTGATGATTGACTTCAAGTGGCGATCGCAAATTGTAGATCCCATTTCTGCTTGACCAGGAATTACTTGCATCACATAGCAATCCTCTAGGCTGGTGCTCTAGTCATATGATGTCCGGCAAATTACTTATGATACGTCATTGCGAGTGAAACGCAGTGGAACGACGCAATCGCAGGGTTTTTGAGATTGCTACTCTGCGAGAAGCCGCTCCGCGTCTACCCTCCGGTCGCAATGACGGCCGTTTGAACGGACATGATATCAATTAGCAATATTATGATTAACTTAGTACCGCTGCACGGAAGTCAAAAGTAAAAATAAATACAGTGTAAGGTGAGCGTTTCATTGGTTTAGAATACGTGCTGTACTAGACGCACACAAATAAAGTCATTGCGAATCAAACTTCCACAATGACTTTGTGTAATTAATTACGATCCATTACTTAAATTTTTAAGAATGGCCCCTGCCAAAAACTTGAAGCGACCTGGCATTATTTAGCCGTTTATTTCAGTGTATATTTCACAGAATTGTCACTTCCAGGAGAATCATCAAATGTTACTTTGAGACCTGTCCGTTGAACTAACAAGTTTTGCGGCCCGTCCGACGTGTTAGGTAGATTAAAAGGTTTCTCTAGTTCTTGAAGAAGTAGCGTACTAAAATCTTGACCACCTGCGATCGCATCTAATTCATTCTCAGCTAACTCTAGAGGCTGATTAATTTTCTTCGTTTCTTCTGACATCATTTTCTCCAGTATATGTAAGATTATCTATGAGATAACAGTAGGTATCTATAAATCCATCAAATTTAGTTGCAAGAATAACCTCTGCAATTAATTTAGCCGATGAATGTTTGTTGGAAAGAAAAAGAACTGGTGTGAAGAGTGGCAACATTGGAAGCACTATTAGCACCACCAGGACCCGCAGAACTCACTTGCTGAAGCACCTTTTGGTCTTGGTCGAAACTGTTGGCGTTGGTTTGGAAAATTGTATTCACGCCATCAATCACTAAACCGTTACCACCAGCGACTACATCCAATTCATCTTCGGAAAGTTCAATAGCTTTGTTGATTTCAGCAGACATGATTTTTACCTCTTTATGTATGATTTTTTGTGTGATTTACTAGTTGAATAACAGCAGAGGTTAGTCACTTAGTGTAATTGAATTAATGCTCACCTCTGCAATTAATTTATTTAGCCGATGAATGTTTGTTGGAAAGAAAGAGATTTGGTGTCGAGAGTCGCAATATTGGAAGCACTATTAGCACCACCGGGACCCGCAGAACTCACTTGCTGAAGCACCTTTTGGTTTTGGTCAAAAGTGTTTAAGTTGGTTTGGAAAATTGAATTTACACCATCCACAACTAAACCACCAGCGACTACATCCAATTCATCTTCGGAAAGTTCAATAGCTTTGTTGATTTCAGCAGACATGATTTTTACCTCTTTTATGTGTGGTTTACTAGTTGAATAACAGCAGAGGTTAGTCACTTAGTGTAATTGAATTGATGCTCACCTCTGCAATTAATTTATTTAGCCGATGAATGTTTGTTGGAAAGAAAGAGATTTGGTGTCGAGAGTGGCAATATTAGAAGCGCTATTCGCACCACCAGGACCCGCAGAACTCACTTGCTGAAGCACCTTTTGGTTTTGGTCGAAAGTGTTTAAGTTGGTTTGGAAAATTGAATTTACACCATCCACAACTAAACCCCCAGCGACTACATCTAATTCATCTTCGGAAAGTTCAATAGCTTTGTTGATTTCGTCAGACATGATTTTTACCTCTTTTATGTATGATTTTTTGTGTGATTTGCTAGTTGAATAACAGCAGAGGTTTTTTACCTGATTGATTTTTGGTCGCCTCTGCAATTAATTTATTTAGCCGATGAATGTTTGTTGGAAAGAAAGAGATTTGGTGTCGAGAGTCGGCAATATTAGAAGCGCTATTCGCACCACCAGGACCCGCAGAACTCACTTGCTGAAGCACCTTTTGGTTTTGGTCGAAAGTGTTTAAGTTGGTTTGGAAAATTGAATTTACACCATCCACAACTAAACCCCCAGCGACTACATCTAATTCATCTTCGGAAAGTTCAATAGCTTTGTTGATTTCGTCAGACATGATTTTTACCTCTTTTATGTATGATTTTTTGTGTGATTTGCTAGTTGAATAACAGCAGAGGTTTTTTACCTGATTGATTTTTGGTCGCCTCTGCAATTAATTTATTTAGCCGATGAATGTTTGTTGGAAAGAAAAAGAACTGGTGTGGAGAGTTGCAGCATTGGAAGCACTATTAGCACCACCAGGACCAGCAGAACTCACTTGCTGAAGTACCTTTTGGTCTTGGTCGAAACTGTTGGCGTTGGTTTGGAAAATTTTATTCACGCCATCCACAACTAAACCACCAGCGACTACATCCAATTCATCTTCGGAAAGTTCAATAGCTTTGTTGATTTCAGCAGACATGATTTTTACCTCTTTTATGTATGATTTTTTGTGTGATTTACTAGTTGAATAACAGCAGAGGTTTTTTACCTGATTGATTGTTGGTCGCCGCTGTTTTGTTTGTTTCAACTGTATTCATAGTAGGATGACTCCCAGGAATAAACATCTGAAAAACGTCTTGACTCTTACCTCTGCAATCTAGCTAACTGCTCTCAGACTTTCGTTGATACTCTAGGTATATCTCTCTAAGACTTTCGTCATCCAGACTCTGACAGTCGGCTCGCTGATTATCGACCAAATACCAGACTCCAAGGTTAGTCTGCACAAGCATTCCCGTATTACAGATGCAGCTAGCAAACACTTGAATAACGCCAACTCATTGCATTTTGATGATTGGCTTCAAGTGGCGATCGCCAATTGTAGATCCCATTTCTGCTTGACCAGGAATTACTGGCATCACATAGCAATCCTCTAGGCTGGTGCTATAGTCAATTAGCAATATTATGATTAACTTAGATTTTGACTGAATTAGCTCATCTGCTTTGTGCAGTGAAATCATAAGTACACCAGCAGACCAGACCGGAGAAATCGCCCTTGGCGTTCCCGTTCGCCGTCAGGCGTTCTCGTAGAGTAGGGTACGAAGTGAAGCAATCGCAGAATCTTTGTGATTGCTTCGTTCCACTTCGTTGCACTCGCAATGACATATTAAGGGTAATTTACCGGACATCATATAACTAGATGCACAAAAATATTAAAGTCATTGCGAATCCAACTTCCGCAATGACTTTGTGTAATTAATTATGATCCATTACTTAAATTTTTAAGAATGACCTCTGCAATTAATTTAGCCGATGAATGTTTGTTGGAAAGAAAAAGAACTGGTGTGGAGAGTGGCAACATTGGAAGCACTATTAGCACCACCAGGACCCGCAGAACTCACTTGCTGAAGCACCTTTTGGTCTTGGTCGAAACTGTTGGCGTTGGTTTGGAAAATTGAATTTACACCATCCACAACTAAACCCCCAGCGACTACATCCAATTCATCTTCGGAAAGTTCAATAGCTTTGTTGATTTCAGGAGACATGATTTTTACCTCTTTATGTATGATTTTTTGTGTGGTTTACTAGTTGAATAACAGCAGAGGTTGGTCGCTCATGTAATTGAATTGATGCTCACCTCTGCAATTAATTTATTTAGCCAATGAATGTTTGTTGGAAAGAAAGAGATTTGGTATCGAGAGTGGCAATATTGGAAGCGCTGTTAGCACCACCAGGACCAGCGGAACTCACTTGCTGAAGCACCTTTTGGTTTTGGTCGAAAGTGTTTAAGTTGGTTTGGAAAATTGAATTTACACCATCCACAACTAAACCCCCAGCGACTACATCTAATTCATCTTCGGACAGTTCAATAGCTTTTTTGATTTCAGCAGACATGATTTTTACCTCTTTTATGTATGATTTTTCTTTGTGATTTACTAGTTGAATAACAGCAGAGGTTTTTTACCTGATTGATTTTTGGTCGCCTCTGCAATTAATTTATTTAGCCGATGAATGTTTGTTGGAAAGGCAATATTGGAAGCACTATTAGCACCACCAGGACCCGCAGAACTCACTTGTTGAAGT
The genomic region above belongs to Calothrix sp. NIES-2098 and contains:
- a CDS encoding ABC transporter-related protein, whose translation is MPLPKLPKLLKRPGVRRRTPTLLQMEAVECGAAALGIILGYYGRIVPLAKLRQDCGVSRDGSKASNILNAARNYGLNAKGFKAELNQLMEMECPFIVFWNFNHFLVVEGYNKQRVYLNDPASGPRHVSLEEFSNSFTGVVLILQPGPEFKKGGSKPSIISALWQRLRFSLVALVYCVFAGLLLVIPGLAMPTFAQVFVDNVLIERRQEWLSPLILGILITACVTGFLTLLQLQSLRRMKIKLSVGMSSQFLWHILRLPVSFYDQRFAGEISSRVNLNDSLASILSGRLATTAIAVVTVIFYAVVMLQYDKILTSIGVAFVAINLLALQWVARRRIDANMRLQQDQGKVAGVAISGLQSMETLKASGLESDFFSRWAGYYAKSVNSQQEMDVTNQTLGVLPSFLTTLSSMLLIVIGGLRVMDGHLSIGMLVAFQALMQQFLQPVNNLISLGSDLQRVEGDITRLDDVLRNPTDPQVDREVKEIGTNIEFASPSQPMVRLQGYVELRNITFGYNRIGQPLIENFNFYLRPGQRVALVGGSGSGKSTVAKLVAGLYEPWQGEILFDGQTRSQIPRQILVNSLALVEQDIFLFAGSVRDNLTLWDTTVPDSYLIRACKDAAIHDVVISMPGGYGAQLLEGAANLSGGQRQRLEIARALVNNPAILVMDEATSALDSETEKIIDRKLRQRGCTCIIVAHRLSTIRDCDEIIVMEKGKVVQRGTHDELKEVDGAYLRLIRSEGEAL
- a CDS encoding HlyD family secretion protein; its protein translation is MVTQRNNLFRKQALERSSSPERLDQIMQVVSPMSWLPLAALGTLVAAGLAWSVLGRIPITVEGRGVLVYPSKVVPLQFPAVEGKLKNVNVRVGDFVKQGQVIATIDQDDLHKQLLQQQAKLAELEAQDLNANSLQGQRSDLELKAIAQQRSGLQQRLSESQSLSPIIRDKDLGAIAQQRTNLQERWQEAKALAPTLRDRLERRKALKAEGAISADQVLEAQQTYLDSIAKIANIESQLKQLDINQVQAEKSYRENLSQITDIQTQLKQLDAKEKTLSEQNFQNTINRTNQIQDLKRGIAELQRKLTGSSEIKSDRTGRILELTITSGQLLPPGSRIGAIEAQESSAKLLGVTFLPVSEGKKVQKGMKLQITPTTVKRERFGGIVGTITNVSPFPVTKEAAASLVGNPDLVGSLVSSEPQIQVLAELQPDASTFSGYQWSSSTGPQMKMSPGTTTSVRITVEEQAPITFVLPILKSWSGIY
- a CDS encoding cyclic nucleotide-binding protein, coding for MDQGEQSIPTQLAISDFGYLQPPLKPSRPYHPQGVKCMREVLLKELSNSDIDWMLTTGTKEEIAPGKVLIRQGEPVNALYILLDGELLVSLSQPDNNPLGRAFAALEGGEMTGREIARLSSGDMVGEIPFLDTYLPSTTVKAVTKSVVLEIPQQQLATKLKEDISFAAHLYRASAILLSDRLEQIVSQLGHSTLVLSQPQLREILFIFAELRDSDIDWLVVAGTVSKVPAGTVLIQAGRPVEALHILLEGKLTLSASEDDRNPLARAFSSLEGGESPEREFARLSRGDIVGETPFIEAPPPSFSVKALEDSWVLSIPQWRLAAKLLHDLPFAARFYRVLAVLLADKQRAIVSSLGYGRLSYSKDKSLDDSQEYENELSSDFLAQVALAGARFDWMLKRIRRS